The proteins below come from a single Dermatophagoides farinae isolate YC_2012a chromosome 7, ASM2471394v1, whole genome shotgun sequence genomic window:
- the LOC124496885 gene encoding uncharacterized protein LOC124496885 isoform X4 — protein MESNIFQILNHHQLANAHYNQQQQQQQQQMQHQLQNHHRKQQQQQQSSKTFRKSNLSLQKKKVSCQSDSNDIIEPNRPSSSSSLRPETDPQQISNNYQLQQQKYENDSNITESLNNTVFMASTITDNDPEVSTSSSLQHQYDHELDINHDQETLLQRQFNLYRYYVSQYPELFQEYFRQLRQQQQQQQQQEQLQPKKELKLSEQQQQQQSIIVEQQFESPSSSMIKQNDNANQIQQSINQNHDQQQQKIRRDFFVNENVKEKTTTTTTNPCRLLCRCSKCCPTTTTTSDSSWSDQPYQQQRSQHQATSNTLYYLDANHLLEDERYEHLSRVITPPNAFLNNQKISMLNLNDNNNDMKNHQIEIIDGHGFNNYYTNSIDQQQQSLNTIFYSDKRTQTDVEELIQNGLLQTQTQQPQQQQQQSSSTATTTELSYQKIDHLSRRLQRQLSLIDTKSAQQQQQLHHQLSEPLKNHYSQQQQQQQSKQQQKQFDDDHIYYTIRDPNRFSNINDSNVIYSSSTTKQMNKMKNNNNKMILSDKSNIVMVGGQNNVGSGGGGKSFWNRLSHNRSEKQLNKLNVDHHHNGENGKKSEQQQPQQYQQKLKNYIQAMYLDQDKVPDNNNITSDELYQWSLIAGDDLDDDDIDVNKSSMMMVEQQQQHRIATSKNGIPCACERCRESRGMNLTTELLPIDTQIPLQTMDNMDSFFQDSSMAELICMIQ, from the exons ATTctaaaccatcatcaattggcAAATGctcattataatcaacaacaacaacaacaacagcaacaaatgcAGCATCAGttacaaaatcatcatcgtaaacagcagcagcagcagcaatcatcgaaaacatttcgaaaatcaaatttatcactgcagaaaaaaaaagtttcctGCCAATCGGATTCGAATGATATTATTGAACCGAAtagaccatcatcatcatcatcattacgacCAGAAACAGATCCACAGCAAATATcgaataattatcaattacaacaacaaaaatatgaaaatgattcaaatatcactgaatcattgaataatacaGTGTTTATGGCATCGACAATTACGGACAATGATCCAGAggtatcaacatcatcatcattacaacatCAATATGATCATGAATTGGACATAAATCATGATCAAGAAACATTATTACAGCGACAATTTAATCTTTATCGTTATTATGTAAGTCAATATCCGGAACTTTTTCAAGAATATTTCCGTCAATTAcggcagcaacagcaacaacaacaacaacaagaacaattGCAGCctaaaaaagaattgaaattatcagaacaacaacagcaacaacaatcgataatcgttgaacaacaatttgaatcaccatcatcatcaatgattaaacaaaatgataatgcgaatcaaatacaacaatcgatcaatcaaaatcatgatcagcagcaacaaaaaattcgtcgtgatttttttgtcaatgaaaatgttaaagaaaaaacaacaacgacaacaacaaatccatGTCGTCTATTATGTCGTTGTTCCAAATGttgtccaacaacaacaacaacaagcgaTTCAAGTTGGTCTGATCAAccatatcaacaacaaagatcACAACATCAAGCTACTAGTAATACATTATATTATCTGGATGCAAATCATTTACTTGAAGATGAACGTTATGAACATTTATCACGTGTTATAACACCACCAAATGCATTTCTTAATAAtcagaaaatttcaatgttgaatttaaatgataataataatgatatgaaaaatcatcaaattgaaattattgatgGCCATGgttttaataattattatacgAATAGTATtgatcaacagcaacaatcattgaatacaATTTTCTATTCAGATAAACGTACACAAACTGATGTTGAAGAATTGATACAGAATGGATTATTACAAACACAAAcgcaacaaccacaacaacaacaacaacaatcatcatcgacagcaacaacaacagaattatcctatcaaaaaattgatcatctaAGTAGACGTTTGCAGAGgcaattatcattgattgatacaAAATCAgctcaacaacagcagcaattacatcatcaattatctGAACcattaaaaaatcattatagccaacaacaacaacaacaacagtcaaagcagcaacaaaaacaatttgatgatgatcatatttaTTATACGATACGTGATCCAAAtcgattttcaaatataaacGATTCGAATGTTatctattcatcatcaacaacgaaacaaatgaataaaatgaaaaataataataataaaatgattttatccGATAAAAGCAATATAGTAATGGTAGGTGGTCAAAATAATgttggtagtggtggtggtggaaaaaGTTTCTGGAACCGTTTATCACATAATCGTTCGGAAAAACAgctaaataaattgaatgtagatcatcatcataatggtgagaatggaaaaaaatctgaacaacaacaacctcaacaatatcaacaaaaattaaaaaattatatccAAGCAATGTATTTGGATCAGGATAAAGTAccggataataataatataacatCTGATGAGCTATATCAATGGTCATTGATTGCCGGTgatgatcttgatgatgacgatatcgatgtgaataaatcatcaatgatgatggtagaacaacaacaacaacatcgtaTTGCAACATCAAAAAATGGTATACCATGTGCCTGTGAACGGTGTCGTGAATCACGTG GAATGAATCTAACCACCGAATTATTACCGATTGATACACAGATTCCATTACAAACAATGGATAAtatggattcattttttcaggACAGTTCAATGGCCGAATTGATTTGTATGATACAatga
- the LOC124496885 gene encoding uncharacterized protein LOC124496885 isoform X3, translating into MAIKYVIIMILNHHQLANAHYNQQQQQQQQQMQHQLQNHHRKQQQQQQSSKTFRKSNLSLQKKKVSCQSDSNDIIEPNRPSSSSSLRPETDPQQISNNYQLQQQKYENDSNITESLNNTVFMASTITDNDPEVSTSSSLQHQYDHELDINHDQETLLQRQFNLYRYYVSQYPELFQEYFRQLRQQQQQQQQQEQLQPKKELKLSEQQQQQQSIIVEQQFESPSSSMIKQNDNANQIQQSINQNHDQQQQKIRRDFFVNENVKEKTTTTTTNPCRLLCRCSKCCPTTTTTSDSSWSDQPYQQQRSQHQATSNTLYYLDANHLLEDERYEHLSRVITPPNAFLNNQKISMLNLNDNNNDMKNHQIEIIDGHGFNNYYTNSIDQQQQSLNTIFYSDKRTQTDVEELIQNGLLQTQTQQPQQQQQQSSSTATTTELSYQKIDHLSRRLQRQLSLIDTKSAQQQQQLHHQLSEPLKNHYSQQQQQQQSKQQQKQFDDDHIYYTIRDPNRFSNINDSNVIYSSSTTKQMNKMKNNNNKMILSDKSNIVMVGGQNNVGSGGGGKSFWNRLSHNRSEKQLNKLNVDHHHNGENGKKSEQQQPQQYQQKLKNYIQAMYLDQDKVPDNNNITSDELYQWSLIAGDDLDDDDIDVNKSSMMMVEQQQQHRIATSKNGIPCACERCRESRGMNLTTELLPIDTQIPLQTMDNMDSFFQDSSMAELICMIQ; encoded by the exons ATGGCAATCAAATATGTCATTATTATG ATTctaaaccatcatcaattggcAAATGctcattataatcaacaacaacaacaacaacagcaacaaatgcAGCATCAGttacaaaatcatcatcgtaaacagcagcagcagcagcaatcatcgaaaacatttcgaaaatcaaatttatcactgcagaaaaaaaaagtttcctGCCAATCGGATTCGAATGATATTATTGAACCGAAtagaccatcatcatcatcatcattacgacCAGAAACAGATCCACAGCAAATATcgaataattatcaattacaacaacaaaaatatgaaaatgattcaaatatcactgaatcattgaataatacaGTGTTTATGGCATCGACAATTACGGACAATGATCCAGAggtatcaacatcatcatcattacaacatCAATATGATCATGAATTGGACATAAATCATGATCAAGAAACATTATTACAGCGACAATTTAATCTTTATCGTTATTATGTAAGTCAATATCCGGAACTTTTTCAAGAATATTTCCGTCAATTAcggcagcaacagcaacaacaacaacaacaagaacaattGCAGCctaaaaaagaattgaaattatcagaacaacaacagcaacaacaatcgataatcgttgaacaacaatttgaatcaccatcatcatcaatgattaaacaaaatgataatgcgaatcaaatacaacaatcgatcaatcaaaatcatgatcagcagcaacaaaaaattcgtcgtgatttttttgtcaatgaaaatgttaaagaaaaaacaacaacgacaacaacaaatccatGTCGTCTATTATGTCGTTGTTCCAAATGttgtccaacaacaacaacaacaagcgaTTCAAGTTGGTCTGATCAAccatatcaacaacaaagatcACAACATCAAGCTACTAGTAATACATTATATTATCTGGATGCAAATCATTTACTTGAAGATGAACGTTATGAACATTTATCACGTGTTATAACACCACCAAATGCATTTCTTAATAAtcagaaaatttcaatgttgaatttaaatgataataataatgatatgaaaaatcatcaaattgaaattattgatgGCCATGgttttaataattattatacgAATAGTATtgatcaacagcaacaatcattgaatacaATTTTCTATTCAGATAAACGTACACAAACTGATGTTGAAGAATTGATACAGAATGGATTATTACAAACACAAAcgcaacaaccacaacaacaacaacaacaatcatcatcgacagcaacaacaacagaattatcctatcaaaaaattgatcatctaAGTAGACGTTTGCAGAGgcaattatcattgattgatacaAAATCAgctcaacaacagcagcaattacatcatcaattatctGAACcattaaaaaatcattatagccaacaacaacaacaacaacagtcaaagcagcaacaaaaacaatttgatgatgatcatatttaTTATACGATACGTGATCCAAAtcgattttcaaatataaacGATTCGAATGTTatctattcatcatcaacaacgaaacaaatgaataaaatgaaaaataataataataaaatgattttatccGATAAAAGCAATATAGTAATGGTAGGTGGTCAAAATAATgttggtagtggtggtggtggaaaaaGTTTCTGGAACCGTTTATCACATAATCGTTCGGAAAAACAgctaaataaattgaatgtagatcatcatcataatggtgagaatggaaaaaaatctgaacaacaacaacctcaacaatatcaacaaaaattaaaaaattatatccAAGCAATGTATTTGGATCAGGATAAAGTAccggataataataatataacatCTGATGAGCTATATCAATGGTCATTGATTGCCGGTgatgatcttgatgatgacgatatcgatgtgaataaatcatcaatgatgatggtagaacaacaacaacaacatcgtaTTGCAACATCAAAAAATGGTATACCATGTGCCTGTGAACGGTGTCGTGAATCACGTG GAATGAATCTAACCACCGAATTATTACCGATTGATACACAGATTCCATTACAAACAATGGATAAtatggattcattttttcaggACAGTTCAATGGCCGAATTGATTTGTATGATACAatga
- the LOC124496885 gene encoding uncharacterized protein LOC124496885 isoform X1, which translates to MAIKYVIIMVCWFFSYLILNHHQLANAHYNQQQQQQQQQMQHQLQNHHRKQQQQQQSSKTFRKSNLSLQKKKVSCQSDSNDIIEPNRPSSSSSLRPETDPQQISNNYQLQQQKYENDSNITESLNNTVFMASTITDNDPEVSTSSSLQHQYDHELDINHDQETLLQRQFNLYRYYVSQYPELFQEYFRQLRQQQQQQQQQEQLQPKKELKLSEQQQQQQSIIVEQQFESPSSSMIKQNDNANQIQQSINQNHDQQQQKIRRDFFVNENVKEKTTTTTTNPCRLLCRCSKCCPTTTTTSDSSWSDQPYQQQRSQHQATSNTLYYLDANHLLEDERYEHLSRVITPPNAFLNNQKISMLNLNDNNNDMKNHQIEIIDGHGFNNYYTNSIDQQQQSLNTIFYSDKRTQTDVEELIQNGLLQTQTQQPQQQQQQSSSTATTTELSYQKIDHLSRRLQRQLSLIDTKSAQQQQQLHHQLSEPLKNHYSQQQQQQQSKQQQKQFDDDHIYYTIRDPNRFSNINDSNVIYSSSTTKQMNKMKNNNNKMILSDKSNIVMVGGQNNVGSGGGGKSFWNRLSHNRSEKQLNKLNVDHHHNGENGKKSEQQQPQQYQQKLKNYIQAMYLDQDKVPDNNNITSDELYQWSLIAGDDLDDDDIDVNKSSMMMVEQQQQHRIATSKNGIPCACERCRESRGMNLTTELLPIDTQIPLQTMDNMDSFFQDSSMAELICMIQ; encoded by the exons ATGGCAATCAAATATGTCATTATTATGGTCTGCTGGTTCTTTAGTTACTTG ATTctaaaccatcatcaattggcAAATGctcattataatcaacaacaacaacaacaacagcaacaaatgcAGCATCAGttacaaaatcatcatcgtaaacagcagcagcagcagcaatcatcgaaaacatttcgaaaatcaaatttatcactgcagaaaaaaaaagtttcctGCCAATCGGATTCGAATGATATTATTGAACCGAAtagaccatcatcatcatcatcattacgacCAGAAACAGATCCACAGCAAATATcgaataattatcaattacaacaacaaaaatatgaaaatgattcaaatatcactgaatcattgaataatacaGTGTTTATGGCATCGACAATTACGGACAATGATCCAGAggtatcaacatcatcatcattacaacatCAATATGATCATGAATTGGACATAAATCATGATCAAGAAACATTATTACAGCGACAATTTAATCTTTATCGTTATTATGTAAGTCAATATCCGGAACTTTTTCAAGAATATTTCCGTCAATTAcggcagcaacagcaacaacaacaacaacaagaacaattGCAGCctaaaaaagaattgaaattatcagaacaacaacagcaacaacaatcgataatcgttgaacaacaatttgaatcaccatcatcatcaatgattaaacaaaatgataatgcgaatcaaatacaacaatcgatcaatcaaaatcatgatcagcagcaacaaaaaattcgtcgtgatttttttgtcaatgaaaatgttaaagaaaaaacaacaacgacaacaacaaatccatGTCGTCTATTATGTCGTTGTTCCAAATGttgtccaacaacaacaacaacaagcgaTTCAAGTTGGTCTGATCAAccatatcaacaacaaagatcACAACATCAAGCTACTAGTAATACATTATATTATCTGGATGCAAATCATTTACTTGAAGATGAACGTTATGAACATTTATCACGTGTTATAACACCACCAAATGCATTTCTTAATAAtcagaaaatttcaatgttgaatttaaatgataataataatgatatgaaaaatcatcaaattgaaattattgatgGCCATGgttttaataattattatacgAATAGTATtgatcaacagcaacaatcattgaatacaATTTTCTATTCAGATAAACGTACACAAACTGATGTTGAAGAATTGATACAGAATGGATTATTACAAACACAAAcgcaacaaccacaacaacaacaacaacaatcatcatcgacagcaacaacaacagaattatcctatcaaaaaattgatcatctaAGTAGACGTTTGCAGAGgcaattatcattgattgatacaAAATCAgctcaacaacagcagcaattacatcatcaattatctGAACcattaaaaaatcattatagccaacaacaacaacaacaacagtcaaagcagcaacaaaaacaatttgatgatgatcatatttaTTATACGATACGTGATCCAAAtcgattttcaaatataaacGATTCGAATGTTatctattcatcatcaacaacgaaacaaatgaataaaatgaaaaataataataataaaatgattttatccGATAAAAGCAATATAGTAATGGTAGGTGGTCAAAATAATgttggtagtggtggtggtggaaaaaGTTTCTGGAACCGTTTATCACATAATCGTTCGGAAAAACAgctaaataaattgaatgtagatcatcatcataatggtgagaatggaaaaaaatctgaacaacaacaacctcaacaatatcaacaaaaattaaaaaattatatccAAGCAATGTATTTGGATCAGGATAAAGTAccggataataataatataacatCTGATGAGCTATATCAATGGTCATTGATTGCCGGTgatgatcttgatgatgacgatatcgatgtgaataaatcatcaatgatgatggtagaacaacaacaacaacatcgtaTTGCAACATCAAAAAATGGTATACCATGTGCCTGTGAACGGTGTCGTGAATCACGTG GAATGAATCTAACCACCGAATTATTACCGATTGATACACAGATTCCATTACAAACAATGGATAAtatggattcattttttcaggACAGTTCAATGGCCGAATTGATTTGTATGATACAatga
- the LOC124496885 gene encoding uncharacterized protein LOC124496885 isoform X2: protein MSLLWSAGSLVTWLANILNHHQLANAHYNQQQQQQQQQMQHQLQNHHRKQQQQQQSSKTFRKSNLSLQKKKVSCQSDSNDIIEPNRPSSSSSLRPETDPQQISNNYQLQQQKYENDSNITESLNNTVFMASTITDNDPEVSTSSSLQHQYDHELDINHDQETLLQRQFNLYRYYVSQYPELFQEYFRQLRQQQQQQQQQEQLQPKKELKLSEQQQQQQSIIVEQQFESPSSSMIKQNDNANQIQQSINQNHDQQQQKIRRDFFVNENVKEKTTTTTTNPCRLLCRCSKCCPTTTTTSDSSWSDQPYQQQRSQHQATSNTLYYLDANHLLEDERYEHLSRVITPPNAFLNNQKISMLNLNDNNNDMKNHQIEIIDGHGFNNYYTNSIDQQQQSLNTIFYSDKRTQTDVEELIQNGLLQTQTQQPQQQQQQSSSTATTTELSYQKIDHLSRRLQRQLSLIDTKSAQQQQQLHHQLSEPLKNHYSQQQQQQQSKQQQKQFDDDHIYYTIRDPNRFSNINDSNVIYSSSTTKQMNKMKNNNNKMILSDKSNIVMVGGQNNVGSGGGGKSFWNRLSHNRSEKQLNKLNVDHHHNGENGKKSEQQQPQQYQQKLKNYIQAMYLDQDKVPDNNNITSDELYQWSLIAGDDLDDDDIDVNKSSMMMVEQQQQHRIATSKNGIPCACERCRESRGMNLTTELLPIDTQIPLQTMDNMDSFFQDSSMAELICMIQ from the exons ATGTCATTATTATGGTCTGCTGGTTCTTTAGTTACTTGGTTGGCGAAT ATTctaaaccatcatcaattggcAAATGctcattataatcaacaacaacaacaacaacagcaacaaatgcAGCATCAGttacaaaatcatcatcgtaaacagcagcagcagcagcaatcatcgaaaacatttcgaaaatcaaatttatcactgcagaaaaaaaaagtttcctGCCAATCGGATTCGAATGATATTATTGAACCGAAtagaccatcatcatcatcatcattacgacCAGAAACAGATCCACAGCAAATATcgaataattatcaattacaacaacaaaaatatgaaaatgattcaaatatcactgaatcattgaataatacaGTGTTTATGGCATCGACAATTACGGACAATGATCCAGAggtatcaacatcatcatcattacaacatCAATATGATCATGAATTGGACATAAATCATGATCAAGAAACATTATTACAGCGACAATTTAATCTTTATCGTTATTATGTAAGTCAATATCCGGAACTTTTTCAAGAATATTTCCGTCAATTAcggcagcaacagcaacaacaacaacaacaagaacaattGCAGCctaaaaaagaattgaaattatcagaacaacaacagcaacaacaatcgataatcgttgaacaacaatttgaatcaccatcatcatcaatgattaaacaaaatgataatgcgaatcaaatacaacaatcgatcaatcaaaatcatgatcagcagcaacaaaaaattcgtcgtgatttttttgtcaatgaaaatgttaaagaaaaaacaacaacgacaacaacaaatccatGTCGTCTATTATGTCGTTGTTCCAAATGttgtccaacaacaacaacaacaagcgaTTCAAGTTGGTCTGATCAAccatatcaacaacaaagatcACAACATCAAGCTACTAGTAATACATTATATTATCTGGATGCAAATCATTTACTTGAAGATGAACGTTATGAACATTTATCACGTGTTATAACACCACCAAATGCATTTCTTAATAAtcagaaaatttcaatgttgaatttaaatgataataataatgatatgaaaaatcatcaaattgaaattattgatgGCCATGgttttaataattattatacgAATAGTATtgatcaacagcaacaatcattgaatacaATTTTCTATTCAGATAAACGTACACAAACTGATGTTGAAGAATTGATACAGAATGGATTATTACAAACACAAAcgcaacaaccacaacaacaacaacaacaatcatcatcgacagcaacaacaacagaattatcctatcaaaaaattgatcatctaAGTAGACGTTTGCAGAGgcaattatcattgattgatacaAAATCAgctcaacaacagcagcaattacatcatcaattatctGAACcattaaaaaatcattatagccaacaacaacaacaacaacagtcaaagcagcaacaaaaacaatttgatgatgatcatatttaTTATACGATACGTGATCCAAAtcgattttcaaatataaacGATTCGAATGTTatctattcatcatcaacaacgaaacaaatgaataaaatgaaaaataataataataaaatgattttatccGATAAAAGCAATATAGTAATGGTAGGTGGTCAAAATAATgttggtagtggtggtggtggaaaaaGTTTCTGGAACCGTTTATCACATAATCGTTCGGAAAAACAgctaaataaattgaatgtagatcatcatcataatggtgagaatggaaaaaaatctgaacaacaacaacctcaacaatatcaacaaaaattaaaaaattatatccAAGCAATGTATTTGGATCAGGATAAAGTAccggataataataatataacatCTGATGAGCTATATCAATGGTCATTGATTGCCGGTgatgatcttgatgatgacgatatcgatgtgaataaatcatcaatgatgatggtagaacaacaacaacaacatcgtaTTGCAACATCAAAAAATGGTATACCATGTGCCTGTGAACGGTGTCGTGAATCACGTG GAATGAATCTAACCACCGAATTATTACCGATTGATACACAGATTCCATTACAAACAATGGATAAtatggattcattttttcaggACAGTTCAATGGCCGAATTGATTTGTATGATACAatga
- the LOC124496885 gene encoding uncharacterized protein LOC124496885 isoform X5, with translation MQHQLQNHHRKQQQQQQSSKTFRKSNLSLQKKKVSCQSDSNDIIEPNRPSSSSSLRPETDPQQISNNYQLQQQKYENDSNITESLNNTVFMASTITDNDPEVSTSSSLQHQYDHELDINHDQETLLQRQFNLYRYYVSQYPELFQEYFRQLRQQQQQQQQQEQLQPKKELKLSEQQQQQQSIIVEQQFESPSSSMIKQNDNANQIQQSINQNHDQQQQKIRRDFFVNENVKEKTTTTTTNPCRLLCRCSKCCPTTTTTSDSSWSDQPYQQQRSQHQATSNTLYYLDANHLLEDERYEHLSRVITPPNAFLNNQKISMLNLNDNNNDMKNHQIEIIDGHGFNNYYTNSIDQQQQSLNTIFYSDKRTQTDVEELIQNGLLQTQTQQPQQQQQQSSSTATTTELSYQKIDHLSRRLQRQLSLIDTKSAQQQQQLHHQLSEPLKNHYSQQQQQQQSKQQQKQFDDDHIYYTIRDPNRFSNINDSNVIYSSSTTKQMNKMKNNNNKMILSDKSNIVMVGGQNNVGSGGGGKSFWNRLSHNRSEKQLNKLNVDHHHNGENGKKSEQQQPQQYQQKLKNYIQAMYLDQDKVPDNNNITSDELYQWSLIAGDDLDDDDIDVNKSSMMMVEQQQQHRIATSKNGIPCACERCRESRGMNLTTELLPIDTQIPLQTMDNMDSFFQDSSMAELICMIQ, from the exons atgcAGCATCAGttacaaaatcatcatcgtaaacagcagcagcagcagcaatcatcgaaaacatttcgaaaatcaaatttatcactgcagaaaaaaaaagtttcctGCCAATCGGATTCGAATGATATTATTGAACCGAAtagaccatcatcatcatcatcattacgacCAGAAACAGATCCACAGCAAATATcgaataattatcaattacaacaacaaaaatatgaaaatgattcaaatatcactgaatcattgaataatacaGTGTTTATGGCATCGACAATTACGGACAATGATCCAGAggtatcaacatcatcatcattacaacatCAATATGATCATGAATTGGACATAAATCATGATCAAGAAACATTATTACAGCGACAATTTAATCTTTATCGTTATTATGTAAGTCAATATCCGGAACTTTTTCAAGAATATTTCCGTCAATTAcggcagcaacagcaacaacaacaacaacaagaacaattGCAGCctaaaaaagaattgaaattatcagaacaacaacagcaacaacaatcgataatcgttgaacaacaatttgaatcaccatcatcatcaatgattaaacaaaatgataatgcgaatcaaatacaacaatcgatcaatcaaaatcatgatcagcagcaacaaaaaattcgtcgtgatttttttgtcaatgaaaatgttaaagaaaaaacaacaacgacaacaacaaatccatGTCGTCTATTATGTCGTTGTTCCAAATGttgtccaacaacaacaacaacaagcgaTTCAAGTTGGTCTGATCAAccatatcaacaacaaagatcACAACATCAAGCTACTAGTAATACATTATATTATCTGGATGCAAATCATTTACTTGAAGATGAACGTTATGAACATTTATCACGTGTTATAACACCACCAAATGCATTTCTTAATAAtcagaaaatttcaatgttgaatttaaatgataataataatgatatgaaaaatcatcaaattgaaattattgatgGCCATGgttttaataattattatacgAATAGTATtgatcaacagcaacaatcattgaatacaATTTTCTATTCAGATAAACGTACACAAACTGATGTTGAAGAATTGATACAGAATGGATTATTACAAACACAAAcgcaacaaccacaacaacaacaacaacaatcatcatcgacagcaacaacaacagaattatcctatcaaaaaattgatcatctaAGTAGACGTTTGCAGAGgcaattatcattgattgatacaAAATCAgctcaacaacagcagcaattacatcatcaattatctGAACcattaaaaaatcattatagccaacaacaacaacaacaacagtcaaagcagcaacaaaaacaatttgatgatgatcatatttaTTATACGATACGTGATCCAAAtcgattttcaaatataaacGATTCGAATGTTatctattcatcatcaacaacgaaacaaatgaataaaatgaaaaataataataataaaatgattttatccGATAAAAGCAATATAGTAATGGTAGGTGGTCAAAATAATgttggtagtggtggtggtggaaaaaGTTTCTGGAACCGTTTATCACATAATCGTTCGGAAAAACAgctaaataaattgaatgtagatcatcatcataatggtgagaatggaaaaaaatctgaacaacaacaacctcaacaatatcaacaaaaattaaaaaattatatccAAGCAATGTATTTGGATCAGGATAAAGTAccggataataataatataacatCTGATGAGCTATATCAATGGTCATTGATTGCCGGTgatgatcttgatgatgacgatatcgatgtgaataaatcatcaatgatgatggtagaacaacaacaacaacatcgtaTTGCAACATCAAAAAATGGTATACCATGTGCCTGTGAACGGTGTCGTGAATCACGTG GAATGAATCTAACCACCGAATTATTACCGATTGATACACAGATTCCATTACAAACAATGGATAAtatggattcattttttcaggACAGTTCAATGGCCGAATTGATTTGTATGATACAatga